One segment of Meleagris gallopavo isolate NT-WF06-2002-E0010 breed Aviagen turkey brand Nicholas breeding stock chromosome 8, Turkey_5.1, whole genome shotgun sequence DNA contains the following:
- the LOC104911928 gene encoding DNA replication ATP-dependent helicase/nuclease DNA2-like — MCGGGTAVLGGGREKGKACVQFTKHSVVVYLPALSRVLAVEKTMADPCNAALRSGVNNRYRVLEVRLVRREGRDPEKHLAISASTSPGDTELCVLQNSWESVPVVPGDIVHLEGDCSSGTWIINEQSGYLILYPDMLLSGTTISSSIRCMRKAVLSERFRGPECGSRQTLIGTILHEIFQQSVTNNLSPEKVEELANNILLAVQQCQSGTRGGNLPIDYNFLMEFHFSRDQTHLPHLQSLTQWWICQFFSFGESKCNALS; from the exons ATGTGTGGTGGAGGGACTGCTGTGCTGGGCGGcgggagggagaaggggaaggcCTGCGTGCAATTTACAAAGCACTCTGTAGTCGTCTATTTACCCGCGCTGTCACGCGTTCTAGCAGTGGAG AAGACAATGGCCGACCCCTGTAATGCGGCGCTCAGGAGCGGGGTGAACAACAGGTACCGCGTGTTGGAGGTCCGCCTGGTGCGGCGGGAGGGACGCGACCCTGAGAAGCACCTGGCGATCAGCGCTTCCACATCGCCGGGAGATACGGAGCTGTGCGTCCTTCAGAACAGCTG GGAGTCTGTTCCAGTTGTTCCGGGAGACATCGTTCATTTAGAAGGGGACTGTAGCTCTGGTACCTGGATAATAAATGAGCAGTCTGGATACCTCATTCTTTACCCAGATATGCTGCTCTCTGGTACTACGATATCCAGTAGCATTCGATGTAtgagaaaagcagtgctgagtGAAAGGTTTAGG GGCCCTGAGTGTGGTTCACGGCAAACACTCATTGGTACAATTCTTCATGAAATTTTCCAGCAATCTGTAACAAATAACTTGTCACCTGAAAAAGTAGAGGAACTAGCAAATAACATT ctgttagcagtgcagcagtgccagtctGGTACCAGAGGTGGCAATCTGCCTATTGATTACAACTTTCTTATGGAGTTCCACTTTTCCAGGGATCAGACTCATCTTCCTCATCTACAGAGCTTAACTCAATGGTGGATTTgtcaatttttttcatttggagaGAGTAAATGCAATGCTCTGTCATAG